In Ovis canadensis isolate MfBH-ARS-UI-01 breed Bighorn chromosome 3, ARS-UI_OviCan_v2, whole genome shotgun sequence, one DNA window encodes the following:
- the PRPF40B gene encoding pre-mRNA-processing factor 40 homolog B isoform X11, with amino-acid sequence MSVPDSGPRPPAAPAPFPPGPPMMPPPFMPPPGIPPPFPPMGLPPMSQRPPAIPPMPPGIMPPMLPPMGAPPPLTQIPGMVPPMMPGMLMPAVPVTAATAPGADTASSAVAGTGPPRALWSEHVAPDGRVYYYNADDKQSVWEKPSVLKSKAELLLSQCPWKEYKSDTGKPYYYNNQTLVKQEAAGKQQQPQTLQPQPPQPQPDPPPAPPGPTLLPTGLLEPEPGGSEDCTVSEAAQPPEQGFLRQPEEGPGSSAGQHQPPQQEEEESKPEPERSGLSWSNREKAKQAFKELLRDKAVPSNASWEQAMKMVVTDPRYSALPKLSEKKQAFNAYKAQREKEEKEEARLRAKEAKQTLQHFLEQHERMTSTTRYRRAEQTFGELEVWAVVPERDRKEVYDDVLFFLAKKEKEQAKQLRRRNIQALKSILDGMSSVNFQTTWSQAQQYLMDNPSFAQDHQLQNMDKEDALICFEEHIRALEREEEEERERARLRERRQQRKNREAFQTFLDELHETGQLHSMSTWMELYPAVSTDIRFANMLGQPGSTPLDLFKFYVEELKARFHDEKKIIKDILKDRGFCVEVNTAFEDFAHVISFDKRAAALDAGNIKLTFNSLLEKAEAREREREKEEARRLRRREAAFRSMLRQAVPALELGTAWEEVRERFVCDSAFEQITLESERIRLFREFLQVLETECQHLHSKGRKHGRKGKKHHRKRSHSPSVSWRGSESGDEELPPPSLRPPKRRRRNPSESGSEPSSSLDSVESGGAALGGRGSPSRLLLGSDHGLRKAKKPKKKTKKRRHKSNSPESETDPEEKAAKESDEKEPEQDKDRDLRRAELPNRSPAFGIKKEKTGWDTSESELSEGELERRRRTLLQQLDDHQ; translated from the exons ATG TCGGTTCCCGATTCTGGTCCCCGGCCCCCAGCAGCGCCTGCCCCCTTCCCACCGGGGCCCCCCATGATGCCACCACCCTTC atgcctcctccaggaatccCCCCACCTTTTCCTCCAATGGGGCTCCCTCCCATGAGTCAGAGACCACCAGCCATCCCCCCCATGCCACCTGGCATCATGCCCCCAATGCTCCCACCAATGGGGGCACCACCACCACTCACACAG ATACCAGGAATGGTACCTCCCATGATGCCAGGAATGCTGATGCCAGCAGTGCCTGTCACCGCAGCG ACGGCTCCGGGTGCGGACACCGCCAGCT CTGCTGTGGCTGGGACAGGCCCTCCG aGGGCCCTATGGAGTGAGCATGTGGCCCCTGATGGGCGCGTCTACTACTACAATGCTGACGACAAGCAGTCCGTGTGGGAGAAGCCCAGCGTGCTCAAGTCCAAGGCAGAG CTCCTGCTGTCCCAATGTCCCTGGAAAGAGTACAAGTCGGACACAGGCAAACCTTACTACTACAACAATCAGA CTCTAGTCAAACAAGAGGCTGCAGG GAAACAGCAGCAGCCGCAGACACTACAGCCACAGCCTCCTCAGCCTCAGCCCGATCCCCCACCTGCGCCGCCCGGCCCCACCTTGCTGCCCACAGGCCTCCTAGAACCTGAGCCGGGCGGGAGTGAAGATTGCACCGTGTCAGAGGCTGCCCAGCCCCCAGAACAGGGGTTCCTGCGGCAGCCAGAGGAGGGCCCCGGCAG TTCTGCTGGACAGCATCAGCCACCAcagcaagaggaagaagaatcAAAACCAGAGCCGGAGAGATCTGGCCTCAGTTGGAGCAACCGGGAGAAGGCAAAGCAGGCCTTCAAGGAGCTGCTGAGGGACAAG GCTGTCCCCTCCAATGCTTCGTGGGAACAGGCCATGAAGATGGTGGTCACTGACCCCCGTTACAG TGCCTTGCCCAAACTGAGTGAGAAAAAGCAGGCATTCAATGCCTACAAAGCGCAgcgggagaaggaggagaaggaagaggcccGGCTAAGAGCCAAGGAGGCCAAGCAGACCTTGCAGCATTTCCTGGAGCAGCATGAACGCATGACTTCCACCACTCGCTACCG GCGGGCAGAACAGACCTTTGGGGAGCTGGAGGTCTGGGCTGTGGTCCCTGAGAGGGATCGAAAAGAGGTTTATGATGATGTCCTCTTCTTCCTGGCCAAGAAGGAGAAG gaacaagccaagcagctgcggcGCCGCAACATCCAGGCCCTGAAGAGCATCCTAGATGGGATGAGTAGTGTCAACTTCCAAACCACATGGTCCCAGGCCCAGCAGTACCTCATGGATAACCCCAGCTTTGCTCAGGACCATCAGCTACAGA ACATGGACAAGGAAGATGCGCTGATCTGCTTTGAGGAGCACATCCGAGCtttggagagagaggaggaggaggagcgagAGCGAGCCCGACTTCGGGAGCGGCGCCAGCAGCGCAAGAACCGGGAGGCCTTCCAG ACCTTCCTGGATGAGCTGCACGAGACAGGGCAGCTGCACTCCATGTCCACCTGGATGGAGCTGTACCCAGCGGTCAGCACTGATATCCGCTTTGCCAACATGCTGGGCCAGCCGG GCTCCACCCCTCTGGACTTGTTCAAGTTCTATGTGGAGGAGTTGAAGGCGCGGTTCCATGATGAGAAGAAGATCATAAAGGACATCCTTAAG GACCGGGGCTTCTGCGTGGAGGTGAACACAGCCTTCGAGGACTTCGCCCACGTCATAAGCTTTGACAAGAGGGCTGCTGCGCTGGATGCAGGCAACATCAAGCTGACTTTCAATAGT CTGCTGGAGAAAGCAGAGGCGCGTGAGAGAGAGCGGGAGAAGGAGGAGGCCCGGCGGCTGCGGCGCAGGGAAGCTGCCTTCCGAAGCATGCTGAGGCAGGCTGTGCCTGCTCTGGAGCTGGGCACGGCCTGGGAAGAG GTCCGTGAGCGCTTTGTGTGCGACTCAGCCTTTGAGCAGATCACCCTGGAGTCGGAGCGGATCCGGCTCTTTCGGGAGTTCCTGCAGGTACTGGAG ACGGAATGCCAGCACCTCCACAGCAAAGGCAGGAAACACGGCAGAAAGGGCAAGAAGCACCATCGCAAGCGTTCCCACTCGCCTTCAGTGAGTTGGCGG GGCTCTGAGTCAGGAGACGAGGAGCTGCCCCCGCCCTCTCTCCGGCCCCCCAAGCGGAGGCGACGGAACCCCTCGGAGTCGGGCTCTGAGCCCTCTTCCTCACTTGATTCTGTTGAAAGTGGGGGTGCTGCCCTTGGAGGACGGGGTTCCCCCTCTCGCCTTCTCCTCGGATCAG ATCATGGTCTTCGGAAAgccaagaaaccaaaaaagaaaactaagaagagAAGACACAAGTCG AACAGTCCTGAGAGTGAGACAGACCCTGAGGAGAAAGCTGCCAAGGAGAGTGATGAGAAAGAACCAGAACAGGACAAGGACAGGGACCTCCGGCGGGCAGAGCTCCCTAATCGCTCCCCAGCCTTTGGAATCAAAAAGGAGAAG ACGGGCTGGGACACGTCAGAAAGCGAGCTGAGCGAGGGTGAGCTGGAAAGACGGCGGCGGACGCTCTTGCAGCAGCTGGACGACCACCAGTGA
- the PRPF40B gene encoding pre-mRNA-processing factor 40 homolog B isoform X5: MSVPDSGPRPPAAPAPFPPGPPMMPPPFMPPPGIPPPFPPMGLPPMSQRPPAIPPMPPGIMPPMLPPMGAPPPLTQIPGMVPPMMPGMLMPAVPVTAATAPGADTASSAVAGTGPPRALWSEHVAPDGRVYYYNADDKQSVWEKPSVLKSKAELLLSQCPWKEYKSDTGKPYYYNNQSKESRWTRPKDLDDLEALVKQEAAGKQQQPQTLQPQPPQPQPDPPPAPPGPTLLPTGLLEPEPGGSEDCTVSEAAQPPEQGFLRQPEEGPGSSAGQHQPPQQEEEESKPEPERSGLSWSNREKAKQAFKELLRDKAVPSNASWEQAMKMVVTDPRYSALPKLSEKKQAFNAYKAQREKEEKEEARLRAKEAKQTLQHFLEQHERMTSTTRYRRAEQTFGELEVWAVVPERDRKEVYDDVLFFLAKKEKEQAKQLRRRNIQALKSILDGMSSVNFQTTWSQAQQYLMDNPSFAQDHQLQNMDKEDALICFEEHIRALEREEEEERERARLRERRQQRKNREAFQTFLDELHETGQLHSMSTWMELYPAVSTDIRFANMLGQPGSTPLDLFKFYVEELKARFHDEKKIIKDILKDRGFCVEVNTAFEDFAHVISFDKRAAALDAGNIKLTFNSLLEKAEAREREREKEEARRLRRREAAFRSMLRQAVPALELGTAWEEVRERFVCDSAFEQITLESERIRLFREFLQVLETECQHLHSKGRKHGRKGKKHHRKRSHSPSVSWRGSESGDEELPPPSLRPPKRRRRNPSESGSEPSSSLDSVESGGAALGGRGSPSRLLLGSDHGLRKAKKPKKKTKKRRHKSNSPESETDPEEKAAKESDEKEPEQDKDRDLRRAELPNRSPAFGIKKEKTGWDTSESELSEGELERRRRTLLQQLDDHQ, from the exons ATG TCGGTTCCCGATTCTGGTCCCCGGCCCCCAGCAGCGCCTGCCCCCTTCCCACCGGGGCCCCCCATGATGCCACCACCCTTC atgcctcctccaggaatccCCCCACCTTTTCCTCCAATGGGGCTCCCTCCCATGAGTCAGAGACCACCAGCCATCCCCCCCATGCCACCTGGCATCATGCCCCCAATGCTCCCACCAATGGGGGCACCACCACCACTCACACAG ATACCAGGAATGGTACCTCCCATGATGCCAGGAATGCTGATGCCAGCAGTGCCTGTCACCGCAGCG ACGGCTCCGGGTGCGGACACCGCCAGCT CTGCTGTGGCTGGGACAGGCCCTCCG aGGGCCCTATGGAGTGAGCATGTGGCCCCTGATGGGCGCGTCTACTACTACAATGCTGACGACAAGCAGTCCGTGTGGGAGAAGCCCAGCGTGCTCAAGTCCAAGGCAGAG CTCCTGCTGTCCCAATGTCCCTGGAAAGAGTACAAGTCGGACACAGGCAAACCTTACTACTACAACAATCAGAGTAAGGAGTCCCGCTGGACCCGGCCCAAGGACCTGGATGACCTggagg CTCTAGTCAAACAAGAGGCTGCAGG GAAACAGCAGCAGCCGCAGACACTACAGCCACAGCCTCCTCAGCCTCAGCCCGATCCCCCACCTGCGCCGCCCGGCCCCACCTTGCTGCCCACAGGCCTCCTAGAACCTGAGCCGGGCGGGAGTGAAGATTGCACCGTGTCAGAGGCTGCCCAGCCCCCAGAACAGGGGTTCCTGCGGCAGCCAGAGGAGGGCCCCGGCAG TTCTGCTGGACAGCATCAGCCACCAcagcaagaggaagaagaatcAAAACCAGAGCCGGAGAGATCTGGCCTCAGTTGGAGCAACCGGGAGAAGGCAAAGCAGGCCTTCAAGGAGCTGCTGAGGGACAAG GCTGTCCCCTCCAATGCTTCGTGGGAACAGGCCATGAAGATGGTGGTCACTGACCCCCGTTACAG TGCCTTGCCCAAACTGAGTGAGAAAAAGCAGGCATTCAATGCCTACAAAGCGCAgcgggagaaggaggagaaggaagaggcccGGCTAAGAGCCAAGGAGGCCAAGCAGACCTTGCAGCATTTCCTGGAGCAGCATGAACGCATGACTTCCACCACTCGCTACCG GCGGGCAGAACAGACCTTTGGGGAGCTGGAGGTCTGGGCTGTGGTCCCTGAGAGGGATCGAAAAGAGGTTTATGATGATGTCCTCTTCTTCCTGGCCAAGAAGGAGAAG gaacaagccaagcagctgcggcGCCGCAACATCCAGGCCCTGAAGAGCATCCTAGATGGGATGAGTAGTGTCAACTTCCAAACCACATGGTCCCAGGCCCAGCAGTACCTCATGGATAACCCCAGCTTTGCTCAGGACCATCAGCTACAGA ACATGGACAAGGAAGATGCGCTGATCTGCTTTGAGGAGCACATCCGAGCtttggagagagaggaggaggaggagcgagAGCGAGCCCGACTTCGGGAGCGGCGCCAGCAGCGCAAGAACCGGGAGGCCTTCCAG ACCTTCCTGGATGAGCTGCACGAGACAGGGCAGCTGCACTCCATGTCCACCTGGATGGAGCTGTACCCAGCGGTCAGCACTGATATCCGCTTTGCCAACATGCTGGGCCAGCCGG GCTCCACCCCTCTGGACTTGTTCAAGTTCTATGTGGAGGAGTTGAAGGCGCGGTTCCATGATGAGAAGAAGATCATAAAGGACATCCTTAAG GACCGGGGCTTCTGCGTGGAGGTGAACACAGCCTTCGAGGACTTCGCCCACGTCATAAGCTTTGACAAGAGGGCTGCTGCGCTGGATGCAGGCAACATCAAGCTGACTTTCAATAGT CTGCTGGAGAAAGCAGAGGCGCGTGAGAGAGAGCGGGAGAAGGAGGAGGCCCGGCGGCTGCGGCGCAGGGAAGCTGCCTTCCGAAGCATGCTGAGGCAGGCTGTGCCTGCTCTGGAGCTGGGCACGGCCTGGGAAGAG GTCCGTGAGCGCTTTGTGTGCGACTCAGCCTTTGAGCAGATCACCCTGGAGTCGGAGCGGATCCGGCTCTTTCGGGAGTTCCTGCAGGTACTGGAG ACGGAATGCCAGCACCTCCACAGCAAAGGCAGGAAACACGGCAGAAAGGGCAAGAAGCACCATCGCAAGCGTTCCCACTCGCCTTCAGTGAGTTGGCGG GGCTCTGAGTCAGGAGACGAGGAGCTGCCCCCGCCCTCTCTCCGGCCCCCCAAGCGGAGGCGACGGAACCCCTCGGAGTCGGGCTCTGAGCCCTCTTCCTCACTTGATTCTGTTGAAAGTGGGGGTGCTGCCCTTGGAGGACGGGGTTCCCCCTCTCGCCTTCTCCTCGGATCAG ATCATGGTCTTCGGAAAgccaagaaaccaaaaaagaaaactaagaagagAAGACACAAGTCG AACAGTCCTGAGAGTGAGACAGACCCTGAGGAGAAAGCTGCCAAGGAGAGTGATGAGAAAGAACCAGAACAGGACAAGGACAGGGACCTCCGGCGGGCAGAGCTCCCTAATCGCTCCCCAGCCTTTGGAATCAAAAAGGAGAAG ACGGGCTGGGACACGTCAGAAAGCGAGCTGAGCGAGGGTGAGCTGGAAAGACGGCGGCGGACGCTCTTGCAGCAGCTGGACGACCACCAGTGA
- the PRPF40B gene encoding pre-mRNA-processing factor 40 homolog B isoform X12 — MSVPDSGPRPPAAPAPFPPGPPMMPPPFMPPPGIPPPFPPMGLPPMSQRPPAIPPMPPGIMPPMLPPMGAPPPLTQIPGMVPPMMPGMLMPAVPVTAATAPGADTASSAVAGTGPPRALWSEHVAPDGRVYYYNADDKQSVWEKPSVLKSKAELLLSQCPWKEYKSDTGKPYYYNNQTLVKQEAAGKQQQPQTLQPQPPQPQPDPPPAPPGPTLLPTGLLEPEPGGSEDCTVSEAAQPPEQGFLRQPEEGPGSSAGQHQPPQQEEEESKPEPERSGLSWSNREKAKQAFKELLRDKAVPSNASWEQAMKMVVTDPRYSALPKLSEKKQAFNAYKAQREKEEKEEARLRAKEAKQTLQHFLEQHERMTSTTRYRRAEQTFGELEVWAVVPERDRKEVYDDVLFFLAKKEKEQAKQLRRRNIQALKSILDGMSSVNFQTTWSQAQQYLMDNPSFAQDHQLQNMDKEDALICFEEHIRALEREEEEERERARLRERRQQRKNREAFQTFLDELHETGQLHSMSTWMELYPAVSTDIRFANMLGQPGSTPLDLFKFYVEELKARFHDEKKIIKDILKDRGFCVEVNTAFEDFAHVISFDKRAAALDAGNIKLTFNSLLEKAEAREREREKEEARRLRRREAAFRSMLRQAVPALELGTAWEEVRERFVCDSAFEQITLESERIRLFREFLQVLETECQHLHSKGRKHGRKGKKHHRKRSHSPSGSESGDEELPPPSLRPPKRRRRNPSESGSEPSSSLDSVESGGAALGGRGSPSRLLLGSDHGLRKAKKPKKKTKKRRHKSNSPESETDPEEKAAKESDEKEPEQDKDRDLRRAELPNRSPAFGIKKEKTGWDTSESELSEGELERRRRTLLQQLDDHQ, encoded by the exons ATG TCGGTTCCCGATTCTGGTCCCCGGCCCCCAGCAGCGCCTGCCCCCTTCCCACCGGGGCCCCCCATGATGCCACCACCCTTC atgcctcctccaggaatccCCCCACCTTTTCCTCCAATGGGGCTCCCTCCCATGAGTCAGAGACCACCAGCCATCCCCCCCATGCCACCTGGCATCATGCCCCCAATGCTCCCACCAATGGGGGCACCACCACCACTCACACAG ATACCAGGAATGGTACCTCCCATGATGCCAGGAATGCTGATGCCAGCAGTGCCTGTCACCGCAGCG ACGGCTCCGGGTGCGGACACCGCCAGCT CTGCTGTGGCTGGGACAGGCCCTCCG aGGGCCCTATGGAGTGAGCATGTGGCCCCTGATGGGCGCGTCTACTACTACAATGCTGACGACAAGCAGTCCGTGTGGGAGAAGCCCAGCGTGCTCAAGTCCAAGGCAGAG CTCCTGCTGTCCCAATGTCCCTGGAAAGAGTACAAGTCGGACACAGGCAAACCTTACTACTACAACAATCAGA CTCTAGTCAAACAAGAGGCTGCAGG GAAACAGCAGCAGCCGCAGACACTACAGCCACAGCCTCCTCAGCCTCAGCCCGATCCCCCACCTGCGCCGCCCGGCCCCACCTTGCTGCCCACAGGCCTCCTAGAACCTGAGCCGGGCGGGAGTGAAGATTGCACCGTGTCAGAGGCTGCCCAGCCCCCAGAACAGGGGTTCCTGCGGCAGCCAGAGGAGGGCCCCGGCAG TTCTGCTGGACAGCATCAGCCACCAcagcaagaggaagaagaatcAAAACCAGAGCCGGAGAGATCTGGCCTCAGTTGGAGCAACCGGGAGAAGGCAAAGCAGGCCTTCAAGGAGCTGCTGAGGGACAAG GCTGTCCCCTCCAATGCTTCGTGGGAACAGGCCATGAAGATGGTGGTCACTGACCCCCGTTACAG TGCCTTGCCCAAACTGAGTGAGAAAAAGCAGGCATTCAATGCCTACAAAGCGCAgcgggagaaggaggagaaggaagaggcccGGCTAAGAGCCAAGGAGGCCAAGCAGACCTTGCAGCATTTCCTGGAGCAGCATGAACGCATGACTTCCACCACTCGCTACCG GCGGGCAGAACAGACCTTTGGGGAGCTGGAGGTCTGGGCTGTGGTCCCTGAGAGGGATCGAAAAGAGGTTTATGATGATGTCCTCTTCTTCCTGGCCAAGAAGGAGAAG gaacaagccaagcagctgcggcGCCGCAACATCCAGGCCCTGAAGAGCATCCTAGATGGGATGAGTAGTGTCAACTTCCAAACCACATGGTCCCAGGCCCAGCAGTACCTCATGGATAACCCCAGCTTTGCTCAGGACCATCAGCTACAGA ACATGGACAAGGAAGATGCGCTGATCTGCTTTGAGGAGCACATCCGAGCtttggagagagaggaggaggaggagcgagAGCGAGCCCGACTTCGGGAGCGGCGCCAGCAGCGCAAGAACCGGGAGGCCTTCCAG ACCTTCCTGGATGAGCTGCACGAGACAGGGCAGCTGCACTCCATGTCCACCTGGATGGAGCTGTACCCAGCGGTCAGCACTGATATCCGCTTTGCCAACATGCTGGGCCAGCCGG GCTCCACCCCTCTGGACTTGTTCAAGTTCTATGTGGAGGAGTTGAAGGCGCGGTTCCATGATGAGAAGAAGATCATAAAGGACATCCTTAAG GACCGGGGCTTCTGCGTGGAGGTGAACACAGCCTTCGAGGACTTCGCCCACGTCATAAGCTTTGACAAGAGGGCTGCTGCGCTGGATGCAGGCAACATCAAGCTGACTTTCAATAGT CTGCTGGAGAAAGCAGAGGCGCGTGAGAGAGAGCGGGAGAAGGAGGAGGCCCGGCGGCTGCGGCGCAGGGAAGCTGCCTTCCGAAGCATGCTGAGGCAGGCTGTGCCTGCTCTGGAGCTGGGCACGGCCTGGGAAGAG GTCCGTGAGCGCTTTGTGTGCGACTCAGCCTTTGAGCAGATCACCCTGGAGTCGGAGCGGATCCGGCTCTTTCGGGAGTTCCTGCAGGTACTGGAG ACGGAATGCCAGCACCTCCACAGCAAAGGCAGGAAACACGGCAGAAAGGGCAAGAAGCACCATCGCAAGCGTTCCCACTCGCCTTCA GGCTCTGAGTCAGGAGACGAGGAGCTGCCCCCGCCCTCTCTCCGGCCCCCCAAGCGGAGGCGACGGAACCCCTCGGAGTCGGGCTCTGAGCCCTCTTCCTCACTTGATTCTGTTGAAAGTGGGGGTGCTGCCCTTGGAGGACGGGGTTCCCCCTCTCGCCTTCTCCTCGGATCAG ATCATGGTCTTCGGAAAgccaagaaaccaaaaaagaaaactaagaagagAAGACACAAGTCG AACAGTCCTGAGAGTGAGACAGACCCTGAGGAGAAAGCTGCCAAGGAGAGTGATGAGAAAGAACCAGAACAGGACAAGGACAGGGACCTCCGGCGGGCAGAGCTCCCTAATCGCTCCCCAGCCTTTGGAATCAAAAAGGAGAAG ACGGGCTGGGACACGTCAGAAAGCGAGCTGAGCGAGGGTGAGCTGGAAAGACGGCGGCGGACGCTCTTGCAGCAGCTGGACGACCACCAGTGA
- the PRPF40B gene encoding pre-mRNA-processing factor 40 homolog B isoform X25 yields MMPPPGIPPPFPPMGLPPMSQRPPAIPPMPPGIMPPMLPPMGAPPPLTQIPGMVPPMMPGMLMPAVPVTAATAPGADTASSAVAGTGPPRALWSEHVAPDGRVYYYNADDKQSVWEKPSVLKSKAELLLSQCPWKEYKSDTGKPYYYNNQTLVKQEAAGKQQQPQTLQPQPPQPQPDPPPAPPGPTLLPTGLLEPEPGGSEDCTVSEAAQPPEQGFLRQPEEGPGSSAGQHQPPQQEEEESKPEPERSGLSWSNREKAKQAFKELLRDKAVPSNASWEQAMKMVVTDPRYSALPKLSEKKQAFNAYKAQREKEEKEEARLRAKEAKQTLQHFLEQHERMTSTTRYRRAEQTFGELEVWAVVPERDRKEVYDDVLFFLAKKEKEQAKQLRRRNIQALKSILDGMSSVNFQTTWSQAQQYLMDNPSFAQDHQLQNMDKEDALICFEEHIRALEREEEEERERARLRERRQQRKNREAFQTFLDELHETGQLHSMSTWMELYPAVSTDIRFANMLGQPGSTPLDLFKFYVEELKARFHDEKKIIKDILKLLEKAEAREREREKEEARRLRRREAAFRSMLRQAVPALELGTAWEEVRERFVCDSAFEQITLESERIRLFREFLQVLETECQHLHSKGRKHGRKGKKHHRKRSHSPSGSESGDEELPPPSLRPPKRRRRNPSESGSEPSSSLDSVESGGAALGGRGSPSRLLLGSDHGLRKAKKPKKKTKKRRHKSNSPESETDPEEKAAKESDEKEPEQDKDRDLRRAELPNRSPAFGIKKEKTGWDTSESELSEGELERRRRTLLQQLDDHQ; encoded by the exons ATG atgcctcctccaggaatccCCCCACCTTTTCCTCCAATGGGGCTCCCTCCCATGAGTCAGAGACCACCAGCCATCCCCCCCATGCCACCTGGCATCATGCCCCCAATGCTCCCACCAATGGGGGCACCACCACCACTCACACAG ATACCAGGAATGGTACCTCCCATGATGCCAGGAATGCTGATGCCAGCAGTGCCTGTCACCGCAGCG ACGGCTCCGGGTGCGGACACCGCCAGCT CTGCTGTGGCTGGGACAGGCCCTCCG aGGGCCCTATGGAGTGAGCATGTGGCCCCTGATGGGCGCGTCTACTACTACAATGCTGACGACAAGCAGTCCGTGTGGGAGAAGCCCAGCGTGCTCAAGTCCAAGGCAGAG CTCCTGCTGTCCCAATGTCCCTGGAAAGAGTACAAGTCGGACACAGGCAAACCTTACTACTACAACAATCAGA CTCTAGTCAAACAAGAGGCTGCAGG GAAACAGCAGCAGCCGCAGACACTACAGCCACAGCCTCCTCAGCCTCAGCCCGATCCCCCACCTGCGCCGCCCGGCCCCACCTTGCTGCCCACAGGCCTCCTAGAACCTGAGCCGGGCGGGAGTGAAGATTGCACCGTGTCAGAGGCTGCCCAGCCCCCAGAACAGGGGTTCCTGCGGCAGCCAGAGGAGGGCCCCGGCAG TTCTGCTGGACAGCATCAGCCACCAcagcaagaggaagaagaatcAAAACCAGAGCCGGAGAGATCTGGCCTCAGTTGGAGCAACCGGGAGAAGGCAAAGCAGGCCTTCAAGGAGCTGCTGAGGGACAAG GCTGTCCCCTCCAATGCTTCGTGGGAACAGGCCATGAAGATGGTGGTCACTGACCCCCGTTACAG TGCCTTGCCCAAACTGAGTGAGAAAAAGCAGGCATTCAATGCCTACAAAGCGCAgcgggagaaggaggagaaggaagaggcccGGCTAAGAGCCAAGGAGGCCAAGCAGACCTTGCAGCATTTCCTGGAGCAGCATGAACGCATGACTTCCACCACTCGCTACCG GCGGGCAGAACAGACCTTTGGGGAGCTGGAGGTCTGGGCTGTGGTCCCTGAGAGGGATCGAAAAGAGGTTTATGATGATGTCCTCTTCTTCCTGGCCAAGAAGGAGAAG gaacaagccaagcagctgcggcGCCGCAACATCCAGGCCCTGAAGAGCATCCTAGATGGGATGAGTAGTGTCAACTTCCAAACCACATGGTCCCAGGCCCAGCAGTACCTCATGGATAACCCCAGCTTTGCTCAGGACCATCAGCTACAGA ACATGGACAAGGAAGATGCGCTGATCTGCTTTGAGGAGCACATCCGAGCtttggagagagaggaggaggaggagcgagAGCGAGCCCGACTTCGGGAGCGGCGCCAGCAGCGCAAGAACCGGGAGGCCTTCCAG ACCTTCCTGGATGAGCTGCACGAGACAGGGCAGCTGCACTCCATGTCCACCTGGATGGAGCTGTACCCAGCGGTCAGCACTGATATCCGCTTTGCCAACATGCTGGGCCAGCCGG GCTCCACCCCTCTGGACTTGTTCAAGTTCTATGTGGAGGAGTTGAAGGCGCGGTTCCATGATGAGAAGAAGATCATAAAGGACATCCTTAAG CTGCTGGAGAAAGCAGAGGCGCGTGAGAGAGAGCGGGAGAAGGAGGAGGCCCGGCGGCTGCGGCGCAGGGAAGCTGCCTTCCGAAGCATGCTGAGGCAGGCTGTGCCTGCTCTGGAGCTGGGCACGGCCTGGGAAGAG GTCCGTGAGCGCTTTGTGTGCGACTCAGCCTTTGAGCAGATCACCCTGGAGTCGGAGCGGATCCGGCTCTTTCGGGAGTTCCTGCAGGTACTGGAG ACGGAATGCCAGCACCTCCACAGCAAAGGCAGGAAACACGGCAGAAAGGGCAAGAAGCACCATCGCAAGCGTTCCCACTCGCCTTCA GGCTCTGAGTCAGGAGACGAGGAGCTGCCCCCGCCCTCTCTCCGGCCCCCCAAGCGGAGGCGACGGAACCCCTCGGAGTCGGGCTCTGAGCCCTCTTCCTCACTTGATTCTGTTGAAAGTGGGGGTGCTGCCCTTGGAGGACGGGGTTCCCCCTCTCGCCTTCTCCTCGGATCAG ATCATGGTCTTCGGAAAgccaagaaaccaaaaaagaaaactaagaagagAAGACACAAGTCG AACAGTCCTGAGAGTGAGACAGACCCTGAGGAGAAAGCTGCCAAGGAGAGTGATGAGAAAGAACCAGAACAGGACAAGGACAGGGACCTCCGGCGGGCAGAGCTCCCTAATCGCTCCCCAGCCTTTGGAATCAAAAAGGAGAAG ACGGGCTGGGACACGTCAGAAAGCGAGCTGAGCGAGGGTGAGCTGGAAAGACGGCGGCGGACGCTCTTGCAGCAGCTGGACGACCACCAGTGA